The Epilithonimonas zeae genome contains the following window.
TAGGGCTTCGTTCCGATCAGCAATCTTAAAAGTTTTTGCAATTAATTGGTCTACTTGCTGAGGTGTATATTGCTGCGCATCCGATTCCGAAAGAAAGGAAAATAGAAAAGAAAGTATTAATAATTTTTTTTGAAAATCCACAGCGTCCAATGCGAATGCAAAAATATTAAAAAAACAAACATTACCGCCAAAATAACGAAAGTATTGAAGGATTCTTGATGTTGTCAATTGAATTATTAACTTCGGTTAACTAGTTGGATTAAAATTAGTATCACATTCTGCTAAAATGTCTGGAAAAAATCGATCAAAATGAAATTGCAGCTCTTCTTTGCTTTTTAAAAATGCATCAAAAACAGGAATGTCTTTATCAAGATATTTTGCTTTGTTCAAAACATTCAACATACTGAATTTTATGCCTTGATCTGTTCTGTAATTCGTCAGCCAATCATCCTGTTCCATTCTTATAAGCATCTTTTTGTAATTTTCCGGAAGCCATATCTCATTTTTCCAAAGTATATTATAGACTTTCTGAGAATGTACTTTTAGTTCCTTTTCTGTATAAAGATGTGCAGTGAAGTAATCAAAGGCAACATCCACAAATGCTCCTGAATATAATCTGACCAACGGACTGAAAATCTTCTTAGCTTCTGAAACTGCAGGATGAGAATCGGTAAAAGTATCAATAGCACGATGAAGTTTTATTCCTTCTTGGATTTCAAGAGGAAAATTTTCCCGTTCGTTATTTTTGATAAAGTCCGCAATCATATTCCCAACGAGTTGTTGGTCTGTGAATGAAAGAATAGAGTGCGCGAGATAATTCATTTTATCATAAAGATACTGTTATAATTGATATTGATTACAGTTTTTAGGATAAATAATTTAAATAGTAAGGAGATCAGTAGTTCAACCCGAATATAATTTAAACTTTGATTATATATCTGTAAGTTGAGAGAGTTCTTGTAAGATTGCCACTCAGATTTTCAATTATTTTTGACATTTTTGGGTTGAAGTCTCCAATCCACTGCACTTCATATGTATCATAAGTAGTTTCTAGATTTATCATTTCCAGTGCTTTGACAATTAAGTAGGCATCAATGCCTTTATTTTGGAATTCGGGAATAATACCAAAAACCAATCCTACTAGTTTTTTTGTTTTGCAGAATTTTTGCAGCATCAAAAATTTCAGCATCGAAAATATTCCAAACCTGGAACTCACTTTCCCGAAGTAATCATTAAGGTTTGGTAAATTTAGCCAGCAGCCGATTGGCTGATTATTATGATATACAAACCAGACTGTTTTTTCATCTATTACTGGCCGCATTGCCTTGAAGGTTCTTGTAATTTGTTTTATATTGAGGATTTTTTCATGCTGATTGTTTTGCCAAGCTTTGTTGTAAATCGTAGCAAAATCTTTCGCAAATTCCGTAATATTATTTTTACTAAGTTGCCGTAACTCGTAGGAAGGGTTGGTGGTAAGTAGATCATTGATGGTATAAAATTTTTGTGGTAGTTTTGCTTTCAAATCTATGGCGTAGCAGTTTTGAAGAAAGTAAATTTCGAATCCGTAACTTTCAAAAAGTTTTTGGTAATAAGGTGGATTGTAATTCATTCTGTATAACGGCGTCTGGTATCCGTGTATAAGCAAGCCCCACCATTGCATGCGATTCCCAAAATTTATCGGACCGTCTATTATTTTAATTCCTTGATTATGTAGCCATTCTTTGCAATAGTCGAACATATAATTTGCTGCTTTTTGAGAATCAACACATTCAAAGAAACCTATGCCACCTGTCTTGCTTTTTTCAGTTTCTGTATTGATGATGAAAGATGCAATTCTGCCTATGACTTCATTGTTTTTGTTCATTAGAATCCATCTTTCGCACACGCCGTTTTGAAAATGAATATTTTTATTCAAATCAAAAACTTCCTCTATATCTCTGTCCAGAGGTTTTATGTAGTTGGAGTTATCTTTATAGGTCTTATCAGGAAGGTCTAAAAATAAGCGTATATCTTTTTTGGTAATTACTTTTCGCAAATACATTTTTTCAATTACTATAATGACAAAAGTATTGATGAAGAATAATGTAAAAGCTTCTCTTTATAATTTTGATCGCCAAAAATAAATATTGATATTGATTGATTATCAATGATATAGAAATAGAAAATGTTCTATTTTATAAATCGGTTTGATTTTTACGAAACTCGGAAGGTGTTTCATTTGTCAGTTTTTTGAAAATTGTATTGAAGGCCGTTTTAGAATTAAAGCCTGCTTCAAAAGCAATTCCCAAAATTGATAATTTTCTATAAGAATCATCGCATAATAATTCTTTAGCTCGCTGAACCCTGTATTTGTTGACAAATTGGAAGAAATTTTCACCGAATCCATTATTCAACAAATATGAAAGTTGATGAGCATTGATTCCAATAAAACCGGAAAGTTTAGAGAGATTAAGCTCGCCATCCAAATACGGTTTCTCGGTCTTCATGTAGTCGATTAATTTTTGTTTTAGATTTTCAAAATCACTGTCGGCAATAAGCTTTTTCTTTTCTGATTTTAATTCGTCCTCTAATTCTATTGATAATAATTCTTGCCGTTCTTTCTCATTGACAGGATAGATTTCTTTCTGCCTTAAAATGTGGTAAGATGTGCTGTAAACAATGAACAAAAAAAGTAAATCCATTGCTAAATGATTATTTAGTTTGTATATGAATACATTAAAAAGTTCGTAACATACGGTGATAATAATCGTGCAGAATAATAGTAAGCTTAATTTTGCTAACCACTCCAGATTAATGTTTTCTGTATTGGAAGAGATACTTTCTATCCGTTTTTGGTATTTCTTGATTCGGATATAAATGATGGCAATGTAAGGCAGATTATGAAATATAGCCACAAAATCAGCGGTAATGCCAACTGTCTTATTACCTTCAGCATTTAATAGAAGAATCAGATAAATAATTGGAGTAATAAGACATATTGTATCTTTTTTGCTGAAACGATAATTTGGATTAATAAAAAATACAACACTGAAAAATAGAAAAATAGGTGTTAATATCTCTATAAAATAAATAAAAAAAACGAACAATTGATTGGGAGATAATCCGCAAAATTGTAATACATCCAATATCCAATAGCTTGACCAAAGAAAAAGAAAAGAGCCAAATAAGGCATTAGCCCTTTGGTTTACCTTCATAGGATTTATAAGTACAATAAATGATTGTAAGATCAAACCTCCGTAAAGCAATGTAAGTACAAACTTTTGAATATTCTCAAATGACATTATGTGTTTTTAAAAAAGTAATTCTACAAAATCTTCAATCTTACTAATTTCTTCTATTTTAATTCCAAATTTTTTCTTCGGAAGTTTATTAAGATTTGAAATGAAAATCTTTTCATAACCCAATTTTTCTGCTTCGGTAATTCTTTGTTCGGCTTGTGCAATTGGACGGATTTCACCACTTAAGCCAATTTCTCCTGCAAAACAATAATGTTCCGAGATGGCAATATCTTCATTGCTTGATAGGATAGAAGCAACAACAGCTAAGTCCAAAGCGGGATCATCAGTTTTTATTCCGCCTGTTATATTAAGGAAAACATCTTTCGCTCCGAGTTGGAAGCCTGCTCTTTTTTCCAAAACTGCCAAAAGCATATTCAATCTTTTGGAATCAAAACCGGTTGAGCTTCTTTGCGGCGTTCCATAAACTGCGGTAGAAACCAACGCCTGGATTTCCAATAACATTGGTCGATTTCCTTCGAGAGTTACCGCAACAGAATTTCCGGAAAGCTCTTCTGATTTTTTAGTAATGAGAATTTCAGATGGATTTTTGATTTCCTTCAAACCTTGCGAAATCATTTCATAAATTCCGATTTCCGACGTAGATCCAAAACGGTTTTTATTTGCTCTCAATAATCTGAACAGATGATTTCTATCGCCGTCGAAATTCAGAACAACATCTACCATATGTTCCAAAACTTTTGGTCCGGCGATTTGTCCATCTTTTGTGATATGACCAACTAGAAAAACCGGAATGTTATTTTCTTTGGCAAACTTGATGATTTCATTAGAACATTCTCGGATTTGTGAAACCGTTCCTGGCGAACTTTCTATCAATTGGGATTGAAGCGTCTGAATGGAATCGATAATCATAAAATCTGGCATCAATTTCTTGGCTTCGTGCAAGATTTTTTCAACATTAGTTTCAGTAAACAGGAAACAATTCGGATTTTTAACCTCGGCTAAACGGTCGGCTCTCATTTTGATTTGTGACGCGCTTTCTTCTCCGGAAACATAGAGGATTTTTTTCTTCATCTTCAAAGCCAATTGAAGAAGCAGAGTCGATTTTCCTATTCCAGGTTCGCCACCAATTAAGGTTACAGAACCCAAAACAATTCCGCCACCCAAAACCCGGTCCAATTCTTCAGAAGGTGTTTTGATTCTTGGCTCTTCATTAGTTTCAACTTCTATGATGTTGATGATTGAAGATTTGGATTTTGCAACGACAGATTTTGTAGATTTTTCTACAATTTCTTCCACAAGTGTATTCCATTCTCCACAAGTTTTGCATTGCCCGTGCCATTGGGAATATTGCGCACCACAATTTTGACAGAAATATTGAGTTTTTAGTTTTGCCATTCTGCTAAGTTCCAGAAAAATTTTGGAAAATAAAAAATTAGAGGTCAGTTTAAAAGCTGGTTTAATGTTTTATTTTGAAAACCTTAAATTTGTTCACGATATATTACAACGATGATATCAGAAAATTAAAATTAAATAAAAATGGCATTAGACAAAAATCACGTAGTAACTTTAAAATACGTTCTACATACTAATGATGAGGCGGGAGAAAAAATCTTTGTGGAAGAGACCTCAGCAGAAAACCCAATGACGTTTCTTTATGGCGTAGGAATGATGATTCCGAAGTTTGAACAGGAAATACAAAATTTAAATATAGGCGAAACGGCATCTTTCACTATAGAGCCTAGCGAAGGTTATGGAGAGAGAGATCCTCAAGCTGTGACACAATTGCCTGTTGATATGTTCCAAGGGCAAGAATTGCCTCCTGTAGGTGCAGTACTTCCACTGTCTGACAATCAGGGGAATAATTTCCAAGCTGTGGTTGTAGAAGTTACACCAGAAGCTGTAGTTGTAGACCTTAATCATCCAATGGCGGGAAGACCTCTACATTTTGATGTTGAAATTCTGAACACACGTCCTGCAACGGAAGAAGAATTGGCTCACGGTCATGCACACGGAGAAGATGGTCATTCTGGACATTAATATATAAGTTAAATTTTTTAGTCAATATAAAATACAAAAGCTTCCAAATCTGGAAGCTTTTGTTGTATTAAGAAATGAACTTTCTATTTTTTAATGAATTTCTGAGTAGATTTTTCTCCTTTTTTATTCACTAATTCAATAACATAATTTCCTGTAGGAAGTCTGTTCACATCTATTTTATTTTCAATAGATTTTCCGTTAGCTACAGATTGTCCGGCTGTATTGAAAATTTTATAAGTAGAATCTCCACTTTCCTTAGTTTTGATATTAAGAACATCTTTTACAGGATTAGGATAAATGGATACTTTGTTATCATTGTTAACATCAGAAACGGCTAAAACCTCCTGGATGTCCAACGAATAATCTTCCACCTGTCCATAAGTTATTGTTGAACAAGAGGTTGGTGTTTGAGAGTAAGCTGCCTGAACTCTTATTCTAATTCTTCCGGTTGTTGCAGTTGCAGGGATTGTAAACGTTCCTGTAACTGTGGCAGCATTTGTGGCAGTAGTTTGTGACCATGCAGTTTCTCCTGCATCGGTAAATATGCCATTGTTGTTATAGTCTGCATACAATCTATATCTCAATGGGTAAACAGTTCCAGACCAGAAAGGAGTAATGGTAATTGTATAGGTTTCACCTTTCTTTACATCTGTTGATAAATAAGAGAAATCCTCATATCCAGTGCTTCCTGTACTTGCATTATCGATTGTATTAAGTTTTACGTTTTGTATTTTCATAAAGCTTGTATTAGAAGCTTGTGAAGTACAATAAGTGTTACCCGTGGCTAATGTAGTCACTGGAACTATATTACTGAAAGCGGACTTGTTACCAGCTTCATCTTTTGCCTCAACCTTGAAATTATAAGTTGTAGATGCAGATAATCCCGTAACATAGTAAGAGGTTTTATAAGTTGTTCCAAGCAAGACGTTGTCTTTGTAAACATTGTAGCCATCTAATGCAAAATTATCTGTAGAGGCATCCCAAGTCAAATAAGTAGAAACATTGGTTGTAGAAGTTGCTTCGAGATTAAGTGGAGTAGTAGGTGCTATTGTATCTGGTCCGTTTGGATTATACTTTGCACCTAAACCCACTGCATAAAATGCATCTTGAGTTGCAATTGCTTCAGCTGAGTTCGCTCCGTATAGTTCTGTCGCAACCTGAATACCAAAATTTCTTGCATTCATATAAGTAGAATTGGAAGATAAGAAAGCAGTCTCTAAACGATAAACGATTTTTGATGCCTTTTCAAAACCAATTCCTGTCACACTGTAGGATTTTCCAATATCATTGGTTCCGGTTTTTCCTTGTACCAATACATAATACCAATGGTTAAGAACGCCGCTGTTGGTGTGAACACCGCAATAATCATTAGTGTCTTGAGCGGGTGTAGTACAACCTTCTGCAGCAGTTGCTGGCTGCCAGTTGATACCTTTGTATGTATCTGGTTGTCCAGCAGATTTTGGATTACTCATTGACCTTAAGTAAAAAGGTGAGTACAGAGTGATATCTTCTCCAATCGCGAAAGCTTGTTTGTTTGGAAGGTAAGTTTCTTCTACTACCGCTCCCCAAATGTCAGAAAGACCTTCGTTCATTGCTCCAGATTCTCTTTGGTATGCTAATGCTGCAGATGTAGCACAAACACCGTGACCCAATTCGTGAGCTGTAACATCAAACGCTGTCAAAACATTGAAGTTGTTCGTTCTGTCACCATCGCCGTACAGCATATAAGAACCAGACCAATAAGCATTATTGATATTACTTCCATAATGCACATAGCTTCTTAGCAGTGAACCATTGTTGTCATAACTGTCTCTGTTATGAACATTTTTGAAATAATCATAAGTTTTTTCTACACCGAAATGCGCATCCAAAGCAGCATTGTCCCAAGTAGAGTTATCAAATTCTGTAGCAGTCCAATCGTTATCTGCGTCTGTAAAATCTACAGCACTTCCAACAGCTGTACTTTTTTTAGCATTGTAAGTTCGCACGCCGGCACCTCTTGTAGTATCAAACAAGATATAGTTGTCACCAGCAGTATTCAAAGAGGTTTCAATGGACTGAGTTCCGCTATAACGTGTAGCAGCGTTACCAGTTGCCAGTTTTGAAATTGTTTCTTTAAGCTCAGAATCTTTTACTTCTGAAATTATTTTGTCGGTATCCAAGTCGCCTTTTAATACATTGTGATGATGTCCTTTGGCGTGTTTGATAATCGCATCAGAAAGTAAAATCTGACCACTTGAAGCATCTACATAAATGTAAGCTCGGCTCATTGGCTTAGATGCAAAAACATCAAATTTGTAAGCTAAAGCCAATTTGTAACTTTCATCTGCTTGTTGAATAGGTAGCAAAACTAATTCCCCAGTAGGCTTTTTATAATTATCAACATTGCTTTCAACATCATCCCACATATATTTTTGTGCTCCAACGTTTTGAATGGCTCTGTCTAATGCAGATTGCGAAGATATTTTTGGTGAAATACTAACATTATTCGTGTCGAAAATCTCACCATTCATACTGGTAAGATTTCCGTTTTTATAATGCAGATTATAAATTCCAAATTCAACTTTTACGTTGTTGTAGTATAATTGATATTTTTCATCCAAAAAACTGCCTTTAGCATCTTTTTCCGATTTAGTAAGTCTAAGTTCTGCTCCAACAGGAAGCTTTAAAATCTCCTTAAATAAATCAGTTTTTGAAGCCGATTTTAAGTTTGCATTACTCTTAAACGTTACTAAACTAACATTCCCGTTCTTCTCGGTAATTTTCTTGTCAACGTATTCCTGCGCATTTGCGGATAGGGTAAATCCAAAAATACTGCACAAAATACCAATTCGTAAAAGTTCTTTCTTCATATACTAAGTATTAAATTTCGAGCCAATTTAGTAAATTTTTAATGAATGTTTAAGAATTAAGATGAATTATGTTTAGAATTTTAATCAAAAACAATTTTAAATAATAAATCCAACAAATTTTTGTTGGATTTAAAATTGAATTATTAATTCCTGATTGGAATATTCTTTAAAATATCTTGCGTGTATTTCCAAAATTTTTGAACAGATGGTATATTGGCTCTTTCATCTGGAGAATGTGCGCCTTTGATTGTTGGACCAAAAGAAACCATTTCCATTTTTGGATAATTGGCACCGATAATTCCGCATTCCAAACCAGCGTGGCAAGCGACAACTAAAGGTTTTTCACCAAAATTATTTTCGTAAAGTTCAGTCATTACTTTGATGATTTCTGCTTCCGGTTTTGGTTTCCAGCCGGGATAAGAACCTCCGAATTCTGTTTTTAAAAAATTACTTTCGAATGCGGATTTTAATTGATTTGCCACTTCCCATTTTGTTGATTCTACCGACGAACGGGTTAAGTTTAAAATCTTGATTTCTCCATTTTTCAGTTCAACTCTTGCAACGTTATTAGAAGCTTCTACCAAACCTTCAACATCTGGACTCATTCTGAAAACGCCGTTATGAGCTGCATTGATTGCGAAAATTATTTTCTTAGAATCTTCAACAGAGATCGCTTTTTCTGAAGAATCAATTTTCTCGATATTGATAACCAAATCTTTTTCTAAGGAAGCAAATTCCTCTAAGATTTCAGATTTCAATTGTTCAATCTTTGAAGAAAAGTTTTCTGAATTGTTGACAGAAAACGTAGCTTTAGCTTCTCTTGGAATAGCATTTCTCAAACTTCCGCCATCAATAGAAACTAACTGAATTTGATTTTCCAATCCTGAGAACAAGAATCTTCCCAGTAATTTATTAGAATTTCCAAGACCTTTGTGAATATCCATTCCGGAATGTCCTCCTTGTAAACCTTTGATTTCAATTTTGAAAGTTTCGCCTTTTGATTCTTCTAAATCAAATTTAGCAGAAGCCGTCACGTCAACACCACCGGCACAACCTATATCGATTTCGTCATCTTCTTCTGTGTCAAGATTAAGAAGGATTTCTCCTTTCAATTGTCCTGGTTTCAAAGCTAATGCACCCGTCATTCCTGTTTCTTCGTCAATTGTGAAAAGAGCTTCCAATTCCGGATGTGCAATTTCATTACTTTCCAATATTGACATAATCGTAGCAACACCCAAACCGTTGTCAGCACCCAAAGTTGTCCCTTTTGCTCTTACCCAATCGCCATCCACATACATCTGGATTCCCTGAGTTTCGAAATCAAAATCGACATCGTTGTTTTTTTGGCAAACCATATCAAGATGCGACTGCATCACAATTGGCGTTCGGTTTTCCATTCCAGCAGTTGCAGGTTTTGTGATGATGACATTTCCAACTTCGTCAACCGTTGTTGGTAATCCCAAATTCTCTCCAAATTCTTTTATGAATTTTATAACTTTTTCTTCTTTTTTTGATGGTCTAGGAACCGAATTCAATGCTTCGAAATTTTTCCAAATCACTTTTGGTTCCAGTTGTGAATATTCCATTTTTTTGAAATTTTTTGATGTGGCAATTTACTAATTATGAAAGGAAAATGAAATCTTTATGACATAAATAATGTTTCCAGAATCTTTGTTTCGTTTTATGTTTTATAATTTTGAAGTCTTATTTCTAGCAAGATATTGATGTCGAATTTCATACAACAGTTTTCCAAATTTTTAAGATTAAGAGTTTCTATTTCTGAGTGGATTTATCTAGTGAAATGTGTAATCGGTGCATCTATTTGTTATTTGTTTTACATTTTTTTGCCGCAGTATCCTGTTTATTGGGCGTTGATTTCGGTTGTGATTGTTTTCTCGCCGGATAATAGTAATAAGCTGGCTTATGACAGAATCAAATCCAATCTTCTCGGCGCTTCTATCGGAATGATTTTATTTCTGATTCCAATTCCTAATATTTTATTGATTTGTATTGGTGTGGCTTTGACGATTCTTGTAGGAATTGCGTTAAGGTTGGATAATACGCTTCGTTCAGCTCTCGCAGCGATGGTTATTGTTTTGATTGAGGAAAATCAGGCTCACGATTGGCTGATTCCTATTGAGCGCGTGATTTGTGTCTGCATCGGATGTTTTGTGGCGCTGATTATCACTTTTGTTTTTTCGAAATTCAAGATTTATGGTCAAACGTATCTGAAACATTGAAGAAATATACAAAATCCTTAGTCCTGATAGTAGCGGCTACCCTGCAGTAAAGTGGGAGAGTTGGGGGATTGTGATTTGGCGAACGCTGGAACGAGGAGTATGAGCGGATAGCGGGATTAAGTCCTAAAAATAAAAAACCTTCCCAGATTTGAGAAGGTTTTTCTATCATTAAGCAGAAAATTAATATCTGT
Protein-coding sequences here:
- the radA gene encoding DNA repair protein RadA; translation: MAKLKTQYFCQNCGAQYSQWHGQCKTCGEWNTLVEEIVEKSTKSVVAKSKSSIINIIEVETNEEPRIKTPSEELDRVLGGGIVLGSVTLIGGEPGIGKSTLLLQLALKMKKKILYVSGEESASQIKMRADRLAEVKNPNCFLFTETNVEKILHEAKKLMPDFMIIDSIQTLQSQLIESSPGTVSQIRECSNEIIKFAKENNIPVFLVGHITKDGQIAGPKVLEHMVDVVLNFDGDRNHLFRLLRANKNRFGSTSEIGIYEMISQGLKEIKNPSEILITKKSEELSGNSVAVTLEGNRPMLLEIQALVSTAVYGTPQRSSTGFDSKRLNMLLAVLEKRAGFQLGAKDVFLNITGGIKTDDPALDLAVVASILSSNEDIAISEHYCFAGEIGLSGEIRPIAQAEQRITEAEKLGYEKIFISNLNKLPKKKFGIKIEEISKIEDFVELLF
- a CDS encoding acyl carrier protein phosphodiesterase, coding for MNYLAHSILSFTDQQLVGNMIADFIKNNERENFPLEIQEGIKLHRAIDTFTDSHPAVSEAKKIFSPLVRLYSGAFVDVAFDYFTAHLYTEKELKVHSQKVYNILWKNEIWLPENYKKMLIRMEQDDWLTNYRTDQGIKFSMLNVLNKAKYLDKDIPVFDAFLKSKEELQFHFDRFFPDILAECDTNFNPTS
- a CDS encoding FUSC family protein encodes the protein MSNFIQQFSKFLRLRVSISEWIYLVKCVIGASICYLFYIFLPQYPVYWALISVVIVFSPDNSNKLAYDRIKSNLLGASIGMILFLIPIPNILLICIGVALTILVGIALRLDNTLRSALAAMVIVLIEENQAHDWLIPIERVICVCIGCFVALIITFVFSKFKIYGQTYLKH
- a CDS encoding FKBP-type peptidyl-prolyl cis-trans isomerase; this translates as MALDKNHVVTLKYVLHTNDEAGEKIFVEETSAENPMTFLYGVGMMIPKFEQEIQNLNIGETASFTIEPSEGYGERDPQAVTQLPVDMFQGQELPPVGAVLPLSDNQGNNFQAVVVEVTPEAVVVDLNHPMAGRPLHFDVEILNTRPATEEELAHGHAHGEDGHSGH
- a CDS encoding M4 family metallopeptidase, which codes for MKKELLRIGILCSIFGFTLSANAQEYVDKKITEKNGNVSLVTFKSNANLKSASKTDLFKEILKLPVGAELRLTKSEKDAKGSFLDEKYQLYYNNVKVEFGIYNLHYKNGNLTSMNGEIFDTNNVSISPKISSQSALDRAIQNVGAQKYMWDDVESNVDNYKKPTGELVLLPIQQADESYKLALAYKFDVFASKPMSRAYIYVDASSGQILLSDAIIKHAKGHHHNVLKGDLDTDKIISEVKDSELKETISKLATGNAATRYSGTQSIETSLNTAGDNYILFDTTRGAGVRTYNAKKSTAVGSAVDFTDADNDWTATEFDNSTWDNAALDAHFGVEKTYDYFKNVHNRDSYDNNGSLLRSYVHYGSNINNAYWSGSYMLYGDGDRTNNFNVLTAFDVTAHELGHGVCATSAALAYQRESGAMNEGLSDIWGAVVEETYLPNKQAFAIGEDITLYSPFYLRSMSNPKSAGQPDTYKGINWQPATAAEGCTTPAQDTNDYCGVHTNSGVLNHWYYVLVQGKTGTNDIGKSYSVTGIGFEKASKIVYRLETAFLSSNSTYMNARNFGIQVATELYGANSAEAIATQDAFYAVGLGAKYNPNGPDTIAPTTPLNLEATSTTNVSTYLTWDASTDNFALDGYNVYKDNVLLGTTYKTSYYVTGLSASTTYNFKVEAKDEAGNKSAFSNIVPVTTLATGNTYCTSQASNTSFMKIQNVKLNTIDNASTGSTGYEDFSYLSTDVKKGETYTITITPFWSGTVYPLRYRLYADYNNNGIFTDAGETAWSQTTATNAATVTGTFTIPATATTGRIRIRVQAAYSQTPTSCSTITYGQVEDYSLDIQEVLAVSDVNNDNKVSIYPNPVKDVLNIKTKESGDSTYKIFNTAGQSVANGKSIENKIDVNRLPTGNYVIELVNKKGEKSTQKFIKK
- a CDS encoding AraC family transcriptional regulator — its product is MKVNQRANALFGSFLFLWSSYWILDVLQFCGLSPNQLFVFFIYFIEILTPIFLFFSVVFFINPNYRFSKKDTICLITPIIYLILLLNAEGNKTVGITADFVAIFHNLPYIAIIYIRIKKYQKRIESISSNTENINLEWLAKLSLLLFCTIIITVCYELFNVFIYKLNNHLAMDLLFLFIVYSTSYHILRQKEIYPVNEKERQELLSIELEDELKSEKKKLIADSDFENLKQKLIDYMKTEKPYLDGELNLSKLSGFIGINAHQLSYLLNNGFGENFFQFVNKYRVQRAKELLCDDSYRKLSILGIAFEAGFNSKTAFNTIFKKLTNETPSEFRKNQTDL
- a CDS encoding aminoacyl-histidine dipeptidase, encoding MEYSQLEPKVIWKNFEALNSVPRPSKKEEKVIKFIKEFGENLGLPTTVDEVGNVIITKPATAGMENRTPIVMQSHLDMVCQKNNDVDFDFETQGIQMYVDGDWVRAKGTTLGADNGLGVATIMSILESNEIAHPELEALFTIDEETGMTGALALKPGQLKGEILLNLDTEEDDEIDIGCAGGVDVTASAKFDLEESKGETFKIEIKGLQGGHSGMDIHKGLGNSNKLLGRFLFSGLENQIQLVSIDGGSLRNAIPREAKATFSVNNSENFSSKIEQLKSEILEEFASLEKDLVINIEKIDSSEKAISVEDSKKIIFAINAAHNGVFRMSPDVEGLVEASNNVARVELKNGEIKILNLTRSSVESTKWEVANQLKSAFESNFLKTEFGGSYPGWKPKPEAEIIKVMTELYENNFGEKPLVVACHAGLECGIIGANYPKMEMVSFGPTIKGAHSPDERANIPSVQKFWKYTQDILKNIPIRN